Part of the Flavobacterium sp. MDT1-60 genome, ACTTTGATTTTTTCTCTCAACAAATCACAAGCATGCAAACTGTCTCCAATAATTTTTACCGCTTCCTGCGGACTTTGCAATGCTAAGGTTTTGATCGGAATAATAGCATCGAGAGATTCTTTCAAATAAACAATTTCGCGAGGTGAAACTTTTCCGGCTGCGATTTTAGAAATCAAACGCTCTAAATCTGAAATTTGCTTGATTTGATATTGAATATTATGAAGCACTTCAGGATTTGATTTCAAATATGAAACCACATCATGACGCCCTTTTATTTTATTACTATCTTTTAAAGGAAGAGCCAGCCAGCGTTTCAGCAAACGCCCACCCATTGGCGAAAGCGTCCTGTCAATTACATCTAAAAGCGTTACGGCGTTTGGATTATAACTATGATATAATTCTAAGTTTCTGATGGTAAAACGATCCATCCAAACATAGGCATCTTCAGCAATACGCTGAATTGCTGTAATATGCTGCACACGATTGTGTTGTGTCTCGGATAAATAATACAGAATTGCTCCGGAAGCAATGATTCCTTCTTTTAATTCTTCGACTCCAAAACCTTTCAAGGAAACCGTTTGGAAATGTTTGGTCAAAGTTTCTAAAGCATAATCTTCTTTATAAATCCAGTCTTCTAAATAAAAGCTATGAAAATCATCTCCAAAAGCAGCTTTAAAATCACCTTTGTTATTCTTCGGAACTAAAACCTCACTCGGATTAAAATTCTGCAACAGTTTATCAATATATTCCGCATTTCCCTGAGCTGTTAAAAACTCTCCTGTTGAAACATCCAAAAAGGAAATTCCGATATTTTTATTAGCAAAATAAACAGATGCTAAAAAGTTGTTGGATTTAGATTGTAAAACCTCATCATTTAAAGAAACTCCTGGGGTTACCAATTCAGTAACACCACGTTTCACAATAGTTTTAGTCATTTTTGGATCTTCAAGCTGATCACAAATTGCAACACGAAGTCCGGCTTTGACTAATTTTGGCAAGTACGTATTAATAGAATGATGCGGAAAACCGGCCAAAGCTGTTTCAGTTTCAGAACCTGCACCTCTTTTAGTTAAGGTTATTCCAAGAATTTTAGAAGCTCTAATGGCGTCTTCTCCAAACGTTTCGTAAAAATCACCTACTCTGAAAAGCAGACATGCATCAGGATATTTTCTCTTGATTTCGTTGTACTGTTTCATTAAGGGTGTTTCTTTCACCTCTTTCTCTTTCGCTGCCAAATTGTAATGTTTTAAATGAAAATTTATGACAGCGAATTTATAATATTTTAGCGGCATATAGAAGGGCTTCAAAAATTAAAATATTTTAAGAATTTTTTAAGTTGAGATATAAGAATTTTATATAGATTTGTTCATAATTAAACAAAGACTCTTTTAAGATGAAAAAAATAATTTTATTTGTTATGGTTGCTGTAATTGGAATTACAGCTTCAAACGCTCAAAGCACTAAAAAAGCTAAAGTTGCTAAAGTTGAAGGAGCCGGAATGGTTTTTGAAAACGAAACAATTGATTACGGAACTATCGCTCACAATGCTGATGGTAACCGTCAGTTTGTTTTTGTAAATAACGGAACAAAACCATTAATCATTACAAACACTCAGGGATCTTGTGGCTGTACTGTACCTACAACACCAAAAGAGCCAATCGCTCCAGGTGCTAAAGGTATTATTGGTGTAAAATATGCTACTGACAGAGTTGGTGCTTTTACAAAAACAGTAACAGTTACTTCTAACGCAGAAGGACAACCTACAAAAGTACTTACTATCAAAGGTACTGTTTTACCAGATCCGGTAAAAAGCTAATCTGAAAAGAAATAAAATAATCGAAAAAGCTTCCTTATCTTTGGAAGCTTTTTTTATGACCTGAATGCAACACCAATGAGAAAACTTGAAAATAGCGAACTGGATCGCAAATCGATTGAAGATTTTAAAAAATCAGACAAAACACCTCTAATTTTAGTTTTGGATGATATTCGCAGTTTGCACAATATTGGTTCTGTATTTAGAACTGCCGATGCTTTTTTGATTGAAAAAATCATTTTATGCGGTATTACTGCAACTCCTCCAAACAAAGAAATTCACAAAACAGCCCTTGGTGCTACAGAAACCGTAGCTTGGGAACATCATGAAAATGTACTAGAAGTTATTGAAAATCTTAAAAAAGAAAACGTGTTGACGCTCGCCATTGAACAAGTGGAAAGTTCCGTTTTTCTTCAGGATTTTAAAGTTGTGAAAAATCAAAAATATGCATTGGTTTTTGGGAACGAAGTATATGGCGTTGCACAAGAAGCCGTGGCTATTTGTGATGGCTGTATTGAAATTCCGCAATTAGGAACTAAACACTCCCTAAACATTGCTGTTAGTGCGGGAATCGTAGTTTGGGATTTATTCCAGAAATTAAACTGGCCAAGTGTTGAGTAATGTTATTTTTCAGCATATCTCGCCTTTAAATGTTAGAAATTGAAATATATTTTTTTATTATTATAAAATTGATACTTTTATAAAATGAAAACTATCAATTTCTTTAAAATAACCATTTTATTTTTTGTTTTATGTTTTAATCAATCTCATGCAAATGAAAGAGTTAACACATTGGATAAGGCCAAGACAAAACCTGTCAATGATACCCTTAAATTAAATAAACGAAAAAATACAAAAGTTACCTTTGCAGTCACTCCTCCTGTACTTAAAGCAACCGGAGATCAATTATATTGCCCTCAAACTAACATAAAGATTGTTGAAACATTCTCACTAACCCATGATCCTCTGGAAACAGGCACTCAAGCTGCTTATATTCAAGTTTCTTCCGGTTACTCTAGTGGTTTTGACATTTTATCACTTTCTAATACTTTAGCGCATCCAACAATCGTAACGGATTGGGATCCTGTTGCCGGAAAATTAACATTATCAAAAGTAGGCGGAGGAGATGTTTTATATTCTGACCTAGAAGCTGCTATTAAAGATGTAGTGTTTTCTAATTCATCAGCTACAGCCTCAGGAACCAGAACTTTTTCGATAACAGTTGGCCAAGCCAATTATTTACCTTCTACTGGACATTATTATTTATATGTACCCAGTATTGGCATTACATGGACGGCTGCAAAAATAGCAGCTGAAACAAGTAATTATTATGGTCTGAAAGGATATCTGGCAACTCTTTTATCAGCTGATGAAGCCAAGTTAAGCGGAGAACAAGCCTCAGGAACAGGATGGATTGGAGGAAGCGATCAGGAAACTGAAGGTGTCTGGAAATGGGTAACCGGCCCTGAAGCCGGAACAGTAATGTCCTATACTTTCTGGAATACCAACGAACCAAACAACTTAGGCAATGAAGATTATGCCCACATTACACAACCAGGAGTAGGAATTAGAGGCTCCTGGAATGACTTATCAAATAGCGGATCATTAACTCCGGGAGACAACTATCAACCTAAAGGCTATGTGGTTGAATATGGAGGATCTCCCGGCGAACTTCCGTTAGAAATAGCTGCAAGTACCAAAATTACAATTCCGGTTGCGACTGCACTTACTCCAAACCCAATTTGTGATTCAGGAAGTTTTACCATAAATGCAACTGCAACTTCTGGCGCTACAATTAGTTGGTACGATCAGACAACAGGAGGTACTCCTTTGGCAACTGGAAGTTCTTTTACAACTCCTGTAATTAATACTACTACGACTTATTATGTCGATGCTGGTTGCGAATCAAATCGTAAATCAGTTGTTGCTGTTGTAAATAAAACGCCCACAACACCAGCTGTCGCTTCATCTAATGTTTCGAGATGTGGCCCCGGAAGTGTAAATCTACAAGCAACAACAAATGTTGGCTTTATCAATTGGTACACCAATGCAACAGGAGGAATACCAGTTTTCAGTGGAAATAATTTTACAACACCTACCATTTCATCCAATGCTGTATATTACGCAGAGGCTTCAAATAATAGCTGTCTCAACACCAATCGTACAGCAGTTAATATTAGTATCTACACACCACCTGTTGTTACCGATGAAGAAGTTCCATTATGTCAAAATCAAAAGAAAATAATAGATGCCGGAATATCCGGAATGACTTATTTATGGTCTACAGGAGCTACAACTCAAACTATTGAAGTTGGCACAGGCGGAACTTATACTGTAGATGTTACAAGTCCTGCACCTGAAGGTTGTACTAGCCGAAAAACAATTAAAGTTGAAGAGCATGAAATTCCGCAAATAGATCGTATCGATGTTAATGGAACCAGAGTTGTCATTTACCTAAAGAAAGAACAAGATTATTTTGAGTATTCTGTTGACGGAACAAATTTTCAGGACTCTAATGTCTTTTATGATGTTCCGGGTGGACTACAGACTGCATATGTAAGAGAGAAAAGTGGATGTGGCGGTACTGCTAAAAACTTCGTAGTACTTGTTTTTCCTGCATTCTTTACTCCAAACAATGATACTTTTAATGATTTTTGGGAAGTAACCGGAATGGAAAACTATCCACAAGCACAAGTCACTATTTTTGATCGTTACGGAAAATTATTAGCACAATTAAGTATTTCAAGGATGAGTT contains:
- a CDS encoding DUF1573 domain-containing protein, with translation MKKIILFVMVAVIGITASNAQSTKKAKVAKVEGAGMVFENETIDYGTIAHNADGNRQFVFVNNGTKPLIITNTQGSCGCTVPTTPKEPIAPGAKGIIGVKYATDRVGAFTKTVTVTSNAEGQPTKVLTIKGTVLPDPVKS
- a CDS encoding T9SS type B sorting domain-containing protein; protein product: MKTINFFKITILFFVLCFNQSHANERVNTLDKAKTKPVNDTLKLNKRKNTKVTFAVTPPVLKATGDQLYCPQTNIKIVETFSLTHDPLETGTQAAYIQVSSGYSSGFDILSLSNTLAHPTIVTDWDPVAGKLTLSKVGGGDVLYSDLEAAIKDVVFSNSSATASGTRTFSITVGQANYLPSTGHYYLYVPSIGITWTAAKIAAETSNYYGLKGYLATLLSADEAKLSGEQASGTGWIGGSDQETEGVWKWVTGPEAGTVMSYTFWNTNEPNNLGNEDYAHITQPGVGIRGSWNDLSNSGSLTPGDNYQPKGYVVEYGGSPGELPLEIAASTKITIPVATALTPNPICDSGSFTINATATSGATISWYDQTTGGTPLATGSSFTTPVINTTTTYYVDAGCESNRKSVVAVVNKTPTTPAVASSNVSRCGPGSVNLQATTNVGFINWYTNATGGIPVFSGNNFTTPTISSNAVYYAEASNNSCLNTNRTAVNISIYTPPVVTDEEVPLCQNQKKIIDAGISGMTYLWSTGATTQTIEVGTGGTYTVDVTSPAPEGCTSRKTIKVEEHEIPQIDRIDVNGTRVVIYLKKEQDYFEYSVDGTNFQDSNVFYDVPGGLQTAYVREKSGCGGTAKNFVVLVFPAFFTPNNDTFNDFWEVTGMENYPQAQVTIFDRYGKLLAQLSISRMSWDGTFNKTPLPASDYWYALKIDNTQPVLRGHFSLKR
- a CDS encoding RNA methyltransferase; translation: MRKLENSELDRKSIEDFKKSDKTPLILVLDDIRSLHNIGSVFRTADAFLIEKIILCGITATPPNKEIHKTALGATETVAWEHHENVLEVIENLKKENVLTLAIEQVESSVFLQDFKVVKNQKYALVFGNEVYGVAQEAVAICDGCIEIPQLGTKHSLNIAVSAGIVVWDLFQKLNWPSVE